A window from Culex pipiens pallens isolate TS chromosome 3, TS_CPP_V2, whole genome shotgun sequence encodes these proteins:
- the LOC120423923 gene encoding mannose-1-phosphate guanyltransferase beta yields the protein MGAVGKMRALILVGGYGTRLRPLTLSTPKPLVEFANKPILLHQIEALVEAGVGQVILAVSYRAEQMEAELRQKVERLGVKLIFSHETEPLGTAGPLALAKEILAESTEPFFVLNSDVICDFPFKELEQFHRKHGREGTIVVTKVEEPSKYGVVLYHDDGRIKSFIEKPQEFVSNKINAGMYILNPSVLSRIQLKPTSIEKEVFPIMSGEQELYAFELNGFWMDIGQPRDFLTGMCLYLNSLRQRQPELLYAGPAGHVGNVLIDPTAKIGAGCRIGPNVTIGPDVVIEDGVCIKRCTILRGAVIKSHSWLDSCIIGWRCMVGRWVRLEGTTVLGEDVIVQDEIYINGGQVLPHKSIALSVPEPQIIM from the coding sequence ATGGGAGCTGTCGGAAAGATGCGGGCGTTGATTCTGGTCGGCGGTTACGGGACCCGGTTGCGGCCACTGACGCTGAGCACGCCCAAGCCGCTGGTGGAGTTTGCAAATAAACCGATTTTGCTGCACCAGATTGAGGCGCTGGTTGAGGCAGGTGTTGGTCAGGTGATTTTGGCCGTGTCGTACCGGGCGGAACAGATGGAGGCCGAGCTGCGGCAGAAGGTTGAGCGACTCGGGGTCAAGTTGATCTTTTCGCACGAAACGGAACCGCTGGGGACGGCTGGTCCGCTTGCGTTGGCCAAAGAGATTCTGGCCGAGAGTACGGAACCGTTTTTCGTGCTGAATTCGGACGTGATTTGCGACTTTCCATTTAAGGAGCTGGAGCAGTTTCACCGGAAGCACGGTCGGGAGGGCACCATTGTggtgaccaaagtcgaggaacCGTCCAAGTACGGTGTGGTGTTGTACCACGACGATGGCCGCATCAAGAGTTTTATCGAGAAACCTCAGGAGTTTGTAAGCAATAAGATCAACGCCGGAATGTACATCCTGAACCCGTCCGTGCTGTCCCGGATCCAGCTGAAGCCCACCTCGATCGAGAAGGAAGTGTTCCCCATCATGTCCGGCGAGCAGGAGCTGTACGCGTTCGAGCTGAACGGCTTCTGGATGGACATTGGCCAGCCGCGGGATTTCCTGACCGGAATGTGCCTGTACCTGAATTCGCTGCGACAGCGTCAACCAGAGCTGCTGTACGCGGGCCCCGCCGGCCACGTCGGCAACGTGCTGATCGATCCAACCGCGAAAATCGGCGCCGGCTGTCGGATAGGACCGAACGTAACCATCGGTCCGGACGTGGTCATCGAGGACGGGGTGTGCATCAAGCGGTGTACGATCCTGCGGGGCGCCGTCATCAAGTCGCACTCGTGGCTCGACAGCTGCATCATCGGGTGGCGCTGCATGGTTGGCCGCTGGGTGAGATTGGAGGGAACGACCGTACTCGGCGAGGACGTCATCGTGCAGGACGAGATCTACATCAACGGCGGCCAGGTGCTGCCCCACAAGAGTATAGCGCTGAGCGTGCCCGAGCCGCAGATCATCATGTAG
- the LOC120423626 gene encoding probable mitochondrial glutathione transporter SLC25A40 has protein sequence MAEARAVPVAPGLDMDDSRFRIRPYQQILSSCSGALVTSLFMTPLDVVKTRLQTQQKLMLSNKCYLYCNGLMDHLCPCGPNGAFAKPKLHFNGTIDAFMKISHYEGVRSLWSGLGPTLVLALPTTVIYFVAYEQFRLWLKEFYQKRTNKTSQQQELPLWIPLVAGGSARVMAVTIVNPLELIRTKMQSEKLSYTEVGRGFKSMLKMQGVLGLWNGFFPTILRDVPFSAIYWTTYETLKKRSNVTQPTFGFSFAAGAISGSVAAFVTVPFDVVKTHQQIEFGEKFMYAENGDRKAPPTKSAGTFETIRNIYVRRGIKGLFAGLTPRLAKVAPACAIMIASFEYGKNFFYNYNVNRFLDMREKELGGKVGPMATPPTAAQTQKHVNY, from the exons ATGGCCGAGGCTCGCGCCGTTCCGGTGGCACCCGGTCTGGACATGGACGACAGCCGGTTCCGCATCCGGCCGTACCAGCAGATTCTGTCGTCGTGCAGCGGAGCGCTGGTCACGTCGTTGTTCA TGACCCCGCTGGATGTGGTGAAGACGCGCCTCCAGACGCAGCAAAAGCTGATGCTTTCGAACAAGTGCTACCTGTACTGCAACGGTCTGATGGATCACCTGTGTCCGTGCGGGCCCAACGGAGCCTTCGCCAAGCCCAAGTTGCACTTTAACGGCACCATCGACGCGTTCATGAAGATCAGCCACTACGAGGGCGTCCGGTCGCTGTGGTCCGGCCTCGGGCCGACGCTGGTGCTGGCCCTGCCCACCACGGTCATCTACTTTGTGGCGTACGAGCAGTTCCGGCTGTGGTTGAAGGAGTTTTACCAGAAGCGAACCAACAAAACCAGTCAACAGCAGGAACTTCCCCTCTGGATTCCGCTGGTGGCCGGCGGATCGGCCCGCGTGATGGCCGTCACGATCGTGAATCCCCTGGAGCTGATCCGCACCAAAATGCAGTCGGAGAAGCTGAGCTACACCGAGGTCGGGCGGGGCTTCAAGAGCATGCTCAAGATGCAGGGCGTGCTCGGGCTGTGGAACGGCTTCTTCCCGACGATCCTGCGCGACGTTCCGTTCAGTGCCATCTACTGGACCACGTACGAGACGCTCAAGAAGCGCAGCAACGTGACGCAACCGACGTTCGGGTTCAGCTTTGCGGCCGGCGCCATCAGCGGGAGCGTGGCCGCGTTCGTGACGGTTCCGTTCGACGTCGTCAAAACGCACCAGCAGATTGAGTTCGGGGAAAAGTTCATGTACGCGGAGAACGGTGACCGGAAGGCGCCACCCACCAAGAGTGCCGGCACGTTCGAGACCATACGCAACATCTACGTGCGCCGCGGCATCAAGGGACTGTTTGCGGGACTCACGCCTCGGCTGGCCAAGGTCGCGCCCGCCTGCGCCATCATGATCGCGTCGTTCGAGTACGGCAAGAACTTTTTCTACAACTACAACGTGAACCGCTTCCTGGACATGCGGGAGAAGGAACTGGGAGGGAAGGTTGGCCCAATGGCGACGCCGCCGACCGCCGCGCAGACCCAAAAACACGTCAACTACTGA
- the LOC120423462 gene encoding uncharacterized protein LOC120423462 gives MAQRPPHNFTVLLLRKKVHTKRVPIAKSIEEFCRNNPDKTPLILVDLMHIDQIQFGDRNETRYRDVCGPNLGQVESFESVFRFLQSRQCRLVFFVDGPDNRDLHEAQFSAYWTCRKDERYGRDMALIDALLERDGDYREGLKGFRHIPTDRILFDSIVSTAKQYGDVVHGLENSRLMEMARYVVDHPETLAVLGKSSSVLLTADSRELKLWYLPEFNAETMMVTELDSGKVWDEMGLQSKEKRLLMVALLPGSYVGSHAASEDVHKTHAVVKKLPEVVREEQYKDVVRKLFARTGTTWEQLKLACELYDVNQITPSEQTDERLTSFAYDITHNRTSIITVMLNDYRYWTERSVDFYQLFVRFYGRLAGVVLKRSGAPTEEAVQRRIFIKRSHEDKFKHEMIDVEFPDFDFEREGKDDSVTETTLACLKFILDFEDMTAIRAFADEDKNRWKLLDYVTVQFMIKEQMISETLAATIMTAVDTSSSETPALVSRLDLDAFHATFMYVRWRQYVREALVNAGFPDAYVDDMCRLDGSRLQLLVQQGGSDAGQNAPS, from the exons ATGGCACAGAGACCTCCCCACAATTTCACCGTTCTTCTACTGCGGAAGAAGGTACACACGAAAAGGGTGCCGATAGCAAAAAGTATTGAGGAGTTTTGCCG CAATAATCCGGACAAAACTCCGCTGATTCTCGTCGATCTGATGCACATTGATCAGATTCAATTTGGAGATCGCAATGAAACCCGCTACCGGGACGTTTGCGGGCCCAATTTGGGCCAGGTGGAGTCTTTCGAATCCGTGTTCCGATTCCTACAAAGCCGGCAGTGCCGGTTGGTGTTTTTCGTAGACGGTCCCGACAACCGTGACTTGCACGAGGCACAGTTTAGCGCGTATTGGACTTGCCGCAAGGATGAGCGTTACGGGCGGGACATGGCGCTGATCGATGCACTGTTGGAACGGGATGGAGATTATAGAGAGGGTTTGAAAGGCTTTCGACACATTCCAACGGACCGGATCCTGTTCGATTCGATTGTTTCGACGGCCAAGCAGTATGGGGATGTTGTTCACGGTTTGGAGAATTCGCGTTTGATGGAAATGGCGCGATACGTCGTTGACCATCCGGAAACGCTGGCCGTGCTGGGCAAATCCAGTTCGGTTCTGTTGACGGCAGACTCTCGAGAGCTTAAACTGTGGTACTTGCCGGAGTTTAATGCCGAAACAATGATGGTGACCGAGCTGGACTCGGGTAAAGTCTGGGACGAGATGGGCCTGCAGTCCAAGGAGAAGCGTCTGCTCATGGTGGCCTTGCTTCCGGGGTCCTACGTTGGCAGCCATGCAGCGAGCGAAGATGTTCATAAAACACATGCAGTTGTCAAGAAACTTCCGGAAGTCGTTCGAGAGGAGCAGTACAAAGATGTCGTCAGAAAACTGTTTGCGCGAACTGGTACAACGTGGGAACAGCTTAAGCTGGCCTGTGAATTGTACGATGTG AATCAAATCACACCTTCGGAACAAACGGACGAACGCCTAACGAGCTTCGCGTACGACATCACCCACAACCGGACGTCGATCATCACGGTCATGCTGAACGATTACCGTTACTGGACGGAGCGCAGCGTGGACTTTTACCAGCTGTTTGTCCGTTTCTACGGTCGGTTGGCCGGAGTTGTGCTGAAGCGAAGCGGTGCTCCTACGGAAGAAGCGGTGCAGCGAAGGATTTTCATCAAACGATCGCACGAGGACAAGTTTAAGCACGAGATGATCGACGTTGAGTTTCCCGACTTTGATTTCGAAAGGGAGGGCAAAGACGATTCCGTTACGGAGACAACCTTGGCCTGCTTGAAGTTTATTCTGGATTTCGAGGACATGACGGCGATTAGAGCGTTTGCCGACGAGGACAAAAACCGCTGGAAGTTGCTGGACTACGTGACCGTTCAGTTCATGATCAAG GAGCAAATGATCTCGGAGACATTGGCCGCCACGATCATGACAGCGGTGGATACCTCCTCCAGCGAGACGCCGGCACTCGTCTCCCGACTCGATCTGGACGCGTTCCACGCCACCTTCATGTACGTCCGCTGGCGGCAGTACGTCCGCGAGGCGCTCGTCAACGCTGGCTTTCCGGATGCGTACGTT GACGACATGTGCCGCCTGGACGGTTCTCGGTTGCAACTGTTGGTCCAGCAAGGCGGTTCGGATGCAGGGCAGAACGCGCCATCGTAA